The following proteins are co-located in the Deltaproteobacteria bacterium HGW-Deltaproteobacteria-2 genome:
- a CDS encoding lipid carrier--UDP-N-acetylgalactosaminyltransferase: protein MKRFFDFTSALILLVIMAVPIVLIAILVKITSPGPIIYWSERVGKDNKNFIMPKFRTMRKDSPVVATHLMQNVENYLTSFGSFLRTTSLDELPQFWSVLKGDMSFVGPRPALFNQEDLIALRTKKGVHKLIPGITGWAQVNGRDDLPIPVKVEYDEYYLRNQSFFFDLKILWNTFFKVIKKEGVVH, encoded by the coding sequence ATGAAGCGTTTTTTTGATTTCACCTCAGCATTGATCTTATTAGTTATAATGGCAGTGCCCATTGTTTTAATAGCCATTCTGGTAAAAATCACATCACCCGGCCCGATTATTTACTGGTCAGAGCGAGTCGGTAAAGACAACAAAAATTTTATCATGCCGAAGTTTCGTACAATGCGTAAAGATTCTCCGGTAGTTGCAACTCATCTTATGCAAAATGTTGAAAATTATCTGACATCATTCGGATCATTTCTGCGCACAACAAGTCTTGATGAGTTGCCTCAGTTCTGGAGTGTGCTTAAAGGGGATATGAGTTTTGTCGGTCCACGTCCGGCGTTGTTCAACCAAGAGGATTTGATTGCCTTGCGGACGAAAAAAGGTGTTCACAAATTAATTCCCGGGATAACAGGATGGGCGCAAGTCAATGGCCGGGACGATCTTCCAATTCCCGTTAAGGTGGAATATGATGAATATTATCTGAGAAATCAATCTTTCTTCTTTGACTTGAAAATCTTGTGGAATACATTTTTTAAAGTTATTAAAAAGGAAGGTGTGGTGCATTAA